The DNA region ataaaaatttatactaaaaaataattcattaaaatctgtatgatttttattgaagatagttgtaaaaaatcttaactgaatatcatcaaattttattgatatttaaaaaaaattctaaatatcTTGATTGAAtactataagatttttttattttatttaaaagttttgaTTGAATatcacacaattttattttataaaaaagtattttaaaatctttttaaaatttcaattgaatacACCCCCTAAAATTAAAATcctattcaaagatatttttttattactgtcAAATACTGTTTATTCATTTTGgcactcaaaataattaattatagaaaattacatacaaagattaacaattaattatcatttaattgCTATTTAGGCTAactaagttaattaattatacttaattacttcaattatataaaatttaagctTCTAAATACTCCATTATGACTACGGAGGTCAGTGTTGTTGAGCATAGCTTAATGGTGAGGTGAGTGTTGTTGAGCATAGCTTAATGGTGTAGATTGTTCTTTAGGGGACTAACACATTGTTAGGCATAGAACATCTTTAGGCATGACAACTGAACCCATGGGGCCCATCCTGAATTTGCTTCAATTTTGGCCGGGAAAATTTGAGTTGATCGGAGTCGGGATCAAATTTTCCCGATAGCCAAATTCGGGTTTGGGGTAGAGGATGAAATTCTCAATATCTGTCTCGAACCCGTCccgctaataattaatatatataacacattgaaaatgaaactattagattgaattttatgttaGTGTTGGATtagattttatgttttatttaaaattatattttttaataaaattttataaaaatgtcgGGAACAGGACGTGACGAAAAAAACCTAACCCCTAAGATGGGGATGGGTGTAAATATACACCCCTATCGATTTCGGGGGCGGGGACGAGGAGAAAAATGGAAAGTCGGAGGTGGGGTAAACAAAACCTAGCCTTAACCTGTCTCTTTACCATGCCTAAACATCTTGTTCACCTCCAATAAAATTAgtgtattagtttttttatgtcCCACCCTTCATTTCTATCCGAATTCATCATATTTTGCTGTTATAAGAACTTTTCTCTTATCTACATAAAAAATCTCACGCTGCAAGTtcataaatgagaaaaagaaagtgggaagccctaaaattaaaataaataaataaagaaagaaaaaccagTAGATAATAAGCAGTTCATAGAAGATGTAGAAGCGAACCAAAATATATCAATGAAAAAAGCTAGTAGGCAAGaagaaattatttacaattcaactttttgataatttatagAGAAACAACAAAAggggtatttttaaaaaaaataaaaatcagaaccattatttttttaaaaaaattattgtggtATTGAATTTGATTCACAAATGATTGTCCCCTAAAATATTCGTCTGTTCACAGTCACAAATTCATACTATTTTAGCccaaagtattttaaaatatttttttattttaaacttcattttaaaaagtgttattattttattataaaaataagtggattttttattcaacaaattattataaaaatttatttataaccttttcagaatattttttatagaagaaattattattattattatataatttaaaatctgATAAGACCTAATTTAAATGCATTCATTAAATGTGTGTTTTTTAAAATCTGTGATTGAaatgcaatttttaaaaattaatgtcgAATTGAGaacaaattgacaaaaaaatattgaattagtctaattaatctaaaaattaattatttgaatttaattataaaatatgattgataaaaattaattaatttaattatataataattaactactttaattatataataattaactactttaattatataaaaattaattactttaattatatttccaattatacaaaatttaactgtaatcaattaatcattgaaTTAGTctataaatcaatttaaaattaatataatttaattgtttaggACCCTATAGAATATCATGTTTAAATTTCCtttatagaaatcattttcgtatgtatatattatctaaatgtttatttcataaaatacacTATATAGGAACagcctaaaataattattatatactgtcaatacataatcattaaattttatttattttcgtataattttaaaaaatattttaatgtgtATCCTGCAAGATTATTTTCATATGACTAAAACCGATAGTAAGtaaaattttctaaatatataaatataaattattctgACCAAATCTACTTTTAACCTAGGTAGCTCAAGAAAgttgttgaaaaaatgcacaagaAATCTCAATAGCTTTTTTTTAGATATGAGATTAGATTTAGGAGTATTTCTACCGCTAGAAGCCATGAGATTAatctccaaaaaaaataaatgatcaaTTAAAAGGCAACTAGAAGCCATGAGATTAATCTcccaaaaacataaattatcaattaaaagaCAACTCTTCTACCCACAAGCGTTGTTATTTGCATAGTTAAACCAATTGAGTGCGGATCAACTAGAACAAACCAAAGATCTCAAGTTTGCATTTAAGCATGCAGCTGTATTGAATAAGAAAGGCTTTGCCACACATAATGGTCCTATTCATTGTTGTCATATTTGCATAGCTAACAATCAATCATGTGTCATATGCTTAAAGGATCCAAATTACTAGCCATTTGTGTCGTGCACATTGAGTAACAAAACACGATAGTAGCCATCATATGATTAAGGTTAGTTCAAGCATTAAAACAACATTGGAAGAGGCCGGAGGAGAGGAAaccattgtatttttttattttttttgctgacaAGGTATCCTCACAGTCGAAAACCATAATCGCTTGAGGAAGTAGGGTATCAATTAAGAGGAGATGCAAACCAGATAATAACTAAATTACAGGAAAATGTAATATTAGACCTAGTTAATGTCTGGTTGGGGCTAATGTGATTACCGCATTTCACTCTCATGAACTGCAAACACAAACCAACTGTCAGAATTAACTTCACCTTTTTCAGTATATTCAAAGAGGAgcaatatataacatatttataatgttaCTCCTACAAGAACTTCCAATTCGCAATAAAATTGCTTTGACTTCAcctaaagactaaaaatatacaagaaaaaggaaaacaagggGGCTTAGTTTTACTGAAGAAAGGTTGTTAAGGTAAAATTGAAATGAACTATTCCAACCATTGAGACTGCTGCTGCAGATTGATTGATAAAACAATACATCTGAATTCAATGCGAACAGCATAATTGCACACCAATGAGTTCTTGTGATTTGAAGTATTAGAGTTTGTAGTAGCGATCAAAAACAATCCTCAGCTCATATGCCACAGTCAATCTACTTATCACCACCACCAAACATTCCCATCATATCTTTAGCAGATCCCATCTGCTTCATCAAGCTTTGTAACCCACCCATGCCTCCGATTTGCTTTAGCATCTGTGGAGGGAGGACTTTGCTCATGTGCTGAGCATTCATATTTCGGGATAAGGCGCTCATTTCACCCTTCTTTGGTATTTTAAGCCCTTTCATTTTGCTCCAAATCTTTGCAAGACGTTTGTACTCTTCTAACATTTCCATTACTTCCCTAACTGGACGACCAGAACCTCGAGCTATTCGCATCATACGGGACTCATTAATGAGCTTTGGGTTTGAACTATCCAACTCTGAAACATATTAACCATTAAAAGTTAGCAGGTGAAGGTGCACAATTTCAATAAGAACAATGAATTTAATATACAAAAAAGTTTATCTTCTCAAAAAGGCCAAAAATTCAATGCTTGCCTTCGTTTGTCATCGAATCCATCATTGTCATGTAACGTTTAATTTTTGCCTGGCTTTCCTTTTCACGACCTTTTGGCATTAATTCAGCACTAAATCCAGGTAGCATAGAAAAGACCTACATAAGCCAACGAAGAAATTgtctcaaaaaaaaattgagcagCCTCTCTTTACACATTAACCAAGCAGCCAATTAGTATCTATTTAGTGCACAAATGTAAAATTGTGTGTATAGTAATAAAATCAATCAAACATAATAAGGGAGGTAACCTGGCTGATGGGGCCCATTTTAAGTATGTTCTGAAACTGCTCATACATAATCCTCAAGGTGAAGTTTCCTTCTGACAGCTTTTGAAGCAGTTCAGGCTGTTGATCCATAGGAACAACTTCATGAATTTTATCCATGAACCCAGACCAGTCTCCCATGCCTAGATCAAAAGTCATTGGCCAAGActaagaattaatatttaagtgaACTGACACATAAATAGCCTATACTTAAAAAAGTGTTGCAAAAGCATAACCCAACACTCATGTCAGGAAAAAAGGCATAAAGCACACACCTAATAGACGACTGACAAATGGTTTAACGTCAAAAACTTCAAATTCGTCCATGTGTTCTCCAGTTCCAATGAATATGACAGGACTCTTTGTTGCTGCTACACTgaacatacaaaattaattagattCACAAATCATAAGATTAGGATTCAAACCACAACATACGTCATATTTACACGAGTTGATATGAAATCCTATAAATACAATACAATTATCCTGGTCATACTTACGCACTAAGAGCACCACCACCCTTTGCGTGGCCATCCATTTTAGTGACAATGACAGCTCCAACTGCAACACTCTGTTTAAATGCTTGAGCCTGATCAAAAGCAGCCTGACCGATACTGCTATCCATAACAAATATGACAAGATCTGGTTTCTGAACAATGCAACAGAAGATATTAGAGATAATTGACTATTGGAAACCGAAATTAACACAAACAGTATCCACAGAAAATACCGTTGCTTCTGAAACTTGGCGCATTTCTTCAAAAAGAGCAGCTTCCTGTTTGTGCCGCCCACTAGTGTCAACAATTATAAGATCACAGTTTTCTTGCTTGAATCGTTCAACCCCTTCCACAGCAATTTTCACAGGATCTGACTCCATATAGCTTCAGAAGAATTGGCCATGGCAACCAAAAAATTACTAGAGCACAAAGATCATAGGCAATGAAGTGCAATTGACATAGAAGCAAGCACTCTGTTCCTCACTTAATACATACTTGAAGCCTAACAATATCCCAAAACAAGATTTCGAAGTCCTTACTCACCAGAAGGCCAAAttctttacaaaataataagttATCAAATTCTAACCCAACATAAAATTGTAGACTGCAAAGCAATTCCAACATCTAGCAACTATTAACATTTTTCTAGAAGCAAATCTTCAAATTGTGCCTCGAAAAATAATCACCAGTTCTCTTGGAATACTATTCATCTAATAGtttcaaaacatacataaaaaaatacaaacattcAAGGCATGATCTATACAGAAATACAACCTTAACTTTACTATCAGCATTCAACAGGTATTTCATATGTGCAGCATGTCCAACAACAGAACAATAAGTCTACAGTTAAATCCAACCAGCTCTGAAATTCTCCAACAAGAAAAGAAACCAGCGTGTACCTTCCATAGAAAGGGATCTTCGCTTTAGTAGCATTTTGCTTCAACTGATCAAAAGCACCAGCTCTGAACGTATCCGCACACACCAGAGCAGGCTTCCAACCTTTCTTCTGATGATAAAACGCGTATTTTGTACACGTCGTCGTTTTACCAGATCCTGaaacacacaaaacacaaaCATTCAATCATCATTCCATTTGCGCAAAAACGCATAACATTATAATACGAACCTTGCAAGCCAACGAACATGACGACGCTGGGTTTGCCCTTTTTGAGGGTAAAAGAGGGTTTTCCGGGATCGAGGATCTTGCAGAGCTCGTTGAAGACGGCCTGCTGGATGATCCTGCGCTTGTTGTGACCTGCGGCAAGGTCGTCGAGGTTGACGATGTTCTTGATGTTGGTCTGCATGTCGCGAACGAGCTTGAATTGAACATCGGATTGGAGAAGCGCGCGAGTGATGTCGTTGAGGCAATCGTTGAGGACTTTCTCGTCGATGATCGTCGCATTGCTCATCTGCTGAAGAGCACGCGAAATGCTACCACCTAACTCCGCGAGAACCATCTTCGCTCAGCTTCAGGTTCTTCCTCCGATCGCCGATCTGATTTTCGAGAATTAGGTTTTGTTTGTTTGCACCACCTTACCTTCGCCGCCGGTCTCTATACACGTCGTTTCACGTTTACACGCCCACCCTTGAGTTTTGATATtagtataattataaaaataaaaatttaatctaaTGTTATAGGTAAAATTAGGCTAATGTAGTTttggtactttttttttattcttatatttttaattaatgattttagtTCCTGAATTTTGGGTGCGTTTGTTTCAGTTTTCTTGTTaagaaaaaacactttttttaaaataaaaaaaatcacttattaCAGTTTTTTGcatgtttgtttaaatttatttcaaaattggaTTACCCTTggagtatttattttattggatatatatacatataccgCGAACCCTATAAGTACCAAGAAGGGTTGGAAAGAAGTACAAATTGCGAAGCAGTTTAGAAGTTGCAAGTTTGAACCCTTGAATTTGATTGTTCCTTCGACCGCGCGGACACATTGCGGCTTCCAACGTCAATCTTTGCTTTTGCTGCcgacttctctctctctctctctctctctctctctatatatatatatatatatatatatgtttatctcTCTATATATCTCAGCACTCCATTCTCATTCCATTCACTTCACTTTACAACGCAGATTCTCTCTTTCGCCGCCGTTGCAGTGGCAGTGGCAGTGGCACGTCCTCTCACGAGTCACCCTTTTTCTCAAGGTTCTCTCTCTGTCTGTTTTTGGTTTCACTCACTGTTGTGCGTTGTTGTTTATGTCTGATCTCTAAACGAATGAACGACAAACAATAAGAAACAACCCTGTTTATTATTTCAACTCATATCTCTGTTTTTAATCGTCTGTGTCTTCGCCATGCATTGTCATTGTGATGTTAAATGAGTGACTTGACAATTGTATTAAAGTGAAATGCTGCCTTGCGCTTACTTCGTGATATTTGCTGTTTTCtctaaataaatagaaaaatcgtggttttgttttattgtttgcTTAAATTTGATATTGTCTTCTCTATGTTTAGGGAGAGTTCTATATGCAAATGCCAATCCACCCCCTTCAGAGGTTTTATATTTGcatacaacttaattttttatacatataatatacTTCAATTGCTGTGTGACTTTTATTTGCCTACAATGCTATCCACTATATGATATAGCAGATTATTGGCTTTCTGCCATTTTCTGCAACTTGCAATTGATAACACTGGTTTTACGTGGGTATATCTTGCAAGTGGAAGTTACTTCTAAAGctaaaatagataattaaagCATGGACGAAAAAGTTAtccaattgaaattcaaattgtaaACCGCCATGATATCTTTTAAGTTGTGAATTGTAAATCAAAGACTGAATTTTAAGATTTGGAGacagaaataaattaaaatatatcatataaatgacaAATAATACTCAACGTAAATTTTAAACTAGAAATAGACTAAATAGGTTAAACATAAGTCTCACCAAACAAAAGTGCAAGTCATAATTGAGCGTGTCAAGCCTctattttggaaaaataattagaaCAGGGCAATGGAATAACCAAGTAGAGTGCATGCATTAAATGAGTGGGTGATGAATAAAGTAGTGGAATAATCAATTAGGATACATTCTATTGCTTATataagttttcaatttttttttaacaagaattGTTGAAAAAagtaggaaaaaaagaagaaacaggCATTGATTTGGGTGATACAAAATAGTACTGATTCATCCATGTATCATAAGATTCAACATTTGAGATTCATTATATGATGCAAAATGCTGGTTAGCTAAATCACATATAATGATATGATTCGAGTCATGAATCATAAGATTCTAATAACTATAACTATAgtgaatggattttttttttaatattgttgtaATAGTGTGCTAACTGGCTTTTTGACAGGATCCATGGAAAAAAGGATTTtgtttgcacactttttgtagtagtCAATAGCATTCTGTAGCGGAGTAGACAGTAGTCGGGTGTGCTATGAGATTCAAAttgtgaattggttttcaataTTGGTCATTGCAGTTGCAATGGTGTCAAAAATAGTGGCCATTTATGTGCTATAGTAGCGCTGCCAT from Glycine soja cultivar W05 chromosome 8, ASM419377v2, whole genome shotgun sequence includes:
- the LOC114422463 gene encoding signal recognition particle 54 kDa protein 2, with the translated sequence MVLAELGGSISRALQQMSNATIIDEKVLNDCLNDITRALLQSDVQFKLVRDMQTNIKNIVNLDDLAAGHNKRRIIQQAVFNELCKILDPGKPSFTLKKGKPSVVMFVGLQGSGKTTTCTKYAFYHQKKGWKPALVCADTFRAGAFDQLKQNATKAKIPFYGSYMESDPVKIAVEGVERFKQENCDLIIVDTSGRHKQEAALFEEMRQVSEATKPDLVIFVMDSSIGQAAFDQAQAFKQSVAVGAVIVTKMDGHAKGGGALSAVAATKSPVIFIGTGEHMDEFEVFDVKPFVSRLLGMGDWSGFMDKIHEVVPMDQQPELLQKLSEGNFTLRIMYEQFQNILKMGPISQVFSMLPGFSAELMPKGREKESQAKIKRYMTMMDSMTNEELDSSNPKLINESRMMRIARGSGRPVREVMEMLEEYKRLAKIWSKMKGLKIPKKGEMSALSRNMNAQHMSKVLPPQMLKQIGGMGGLQSLMKQMGSAKDMMGMFGGGDK